In one Lolium rigidum isolate FL_2022 chromosome 3, APGP_CSIRO_Lrig_0.1, whole genome shotgun sequence genomic region, the following are encoded:
- the LOC124703588 gene encoding receptor kinase-like protein Xa21: MKVTIIIQFILGLIVCNGHDVICGSLYGNETDRLSLLEFKNAITLDPKQSLMSWNDSTHFCSWEGVHCEMKNPQRVTSLNLTNQGLVGQISLSLGNLTFLKHLFLPTNRFTGEIPSSLGQLHWLQNLYLSNNTLQGRIPSLANCSNLKALWLDRNKLVGKIPTDLPPSLQMLQLSVNNLTGTIPAFLANITALNQFNIAFNNIEGNIPDEIANLPNLHILNAGSNQLTGRFQRAILNLSTLVFLNIGQNRLSGEVPSNLGTSLPNLQSLALANNFFDGNIPSSLINASKMHILDISGNNFTGPVLRSIGKLSELTWLNLEFNQLQARNKQDWEFMDSLTNCSKLRAFSVEGNHLEGYIPSSLSNLSSQLQNLYLGRNQLAGGFPSGIANLPNLIVLGMNNNRFTGVVPQWLGTLKNLQILGLAGNIFTGFIPSSLSNLSQLTYLLLDSNQFVGLIPPSLGNLQGLEILNISNNNLHGGAPKEIFRIPTLRQIYLSYNNIDGQLPSDIGNAKQLTNLELSSNRLSGHIPSTLGECASLQDIKLDWNIFSGSIPTTFSKISSLRILSLSHNNLTGPIPVSLGNLQYLEQLDLSFNHLEGEVPETGIFKNVTDLRVDGNDGLCGGALELHLMACSIVPSNSTKHKLFFVLKVVIPIVCVVSLTMVILVILFCRGKHKRKSMSSPSFGRNYPQVSFNDIARATEGFSVSSLIGRGRYGTVYQGKLFQDGNYVAIKVFNLEIRGGQKSFIAECHALRNVRHRNLLPILTACSSIDSNGNDFKALVYEFMPRGDLHRLLYSTQDYESSSDLMHITVAQRLSIVVDVADALEYLHHNNHGTIVHCDMKPSNILLDDTMTAHVGDFGLARFIVDRAVSSLDESYATSSIAINGTIGYVAPECATGGHVSTASDVYSFGIVLLEIFLRKRPTDDMFNDGLNIVKFVEMNFPANISQIVEPELLQDEPEFPEEPRVTMKDGLDCLTSVLNIGLRCTKQSPGERPNMKEVAAELHGIKEAYLRGY, translated from the exons GATGTCCTGGAATGACAGCACCCACTTTTGCAGTTGGGAAGGTGTTCATTGCGAGATGAAGAATCCACAACGGGTCACTTCTCTCAACCTTACAAATCAAGGTTTAGTCGGGCAAATTTCTCTTTCACTTGGAAATCTAACATTCCTTAAACACCTATTCCTTCCGACAAATAGGTTTACTGGGGAAATTCCTTCATCCCTTGGTCAGTTGCACTGGCTCCAGAACCTCTACTTGAGCAATAACACGCTACAAGGGAGAATACCTAGTCTTGCAAACTGTTCCAACCTCAAGGCACTATGGCTGGATAGAAATAAACTAGTTGGGAAAATTCCTACTGATTTGCCTCCTTCACTTCAAATGCTGCAACTTTCAGTTAACAATCTTACTGGAACCATCCCTGCTTTTCTTGCCAATATCACAGCGCTAAACCAGTTTAACATTGCGTTCAATAATATTGAGGGCAACATTCCAGATGAGATTGCAAATTTACCTAATCTGCATATTCTCAATGCAGGTAGCAATCAATTGACAGGCAGGTTTCAGCGAGCCATCTTGAACCTTTCTACTCTCGTTTTCCTTAACATTGGTCAAAATCGTTTAAGTGGCGAGGTACCATCCAATCTTGGTACCTCTCTACCAAATCTCCAATCGCTTGCATTAGCCAATAACTTCTTTGATGGAAACATCccatcttcattgataaacgcatCCAAGATGCATATTTTGGATATATCAGGCAATAATTTCACAGGACCGGTGCTTAGATCCATTGGCAAGCTTTCTGAACTAACATGGTTAAACCTTGAGTTCAATCAACTCCAAGCACGTAACAAGCAAGACTGGGAGTTCATGGATAGCTTAACCAATTGTTCTAAACTGCGTGCCTTCTCTGTAGAGGGGAATCATCTAGAAGGCTACATACCAAGTTCATTGAGCAACCTTTCGAGTCAGCTTCAAAATCTATATTTGGGACGAAATCAATTGGCAGGGGGTTTCCCTTCTGGCATAGCAAACCTTCCGAATCTGATTGTTTTAGGAATGAATAACAATCGTTTTACAGGTGTTGTTCCCCAATGGCTCGGTACTCTCAAAAATTTGCAAATACTAGGTTTAGCCGGCAACATCTTTACAGGGTTTATTCCATCCTCCCTTTCCAATTTATCTCAGTTGACATATCTCCTTCTAGATTCGAATCAATTTGTTGGCCTGATACCACCAAGCCTTGGAAACCTTCAAGGCCTTGAAATACTGAACATTTCCAACAACAATCTTCACGGTGGAGCACCAAAGGAGATATTTAGAATTCCAACACTAAGGCAAATTTATTTATCTTATAACAACATTGATGGACAACTTCCTAGTGACATCGGCAATGCCAAACAACTCACAAATCTAGAACTCTCATCAAATAGGCTATCTGGACATATTCCTAGCACCTTGGGTGAGTgtgcaagtttgcaagatatcaaGTTGGACTGGAATATTTTCAGTGGAAGCATCCCCACTACATTTAGCAAAATAAGTAGCCTCAGAATTCTCAGCCTCTCTCACAATAACCTTACTGGGCCAATTCCAGTGTCTCTTGGCAACCTACAATATCTTGAGCAACTAGATTTGTCATTTAACCATCTAGAGGGGGAGGTCCCAGAAACAGGAATCTTCAAGAATGTAACTGACCTGCGGGTTGATGGAAATGATGGGCTTTGTGGTGGGGCTCTGGAGTTACACTTAATGGCATGTTCCATTGTACCTTCAAATTCAACGAAGCACAAGCTGTTTTTTGTACTCAAAGTGGTGATCCCAATAGTTTGTGTGGTATCACTTACAATGGTCATACTTGTCATATTGTTCTGCAGAGGGAAACATAAGAGAAAATCTATGTCCTCGCCATCATTTGGTAGAAATTATCCCCAAGTTTCCTTCAATGATATTGCTAGAGCAACAGAGGGGTTCTCAGTCTCCAGCTTAATTGGCAGAGGGAGATACGGCACTGTGTATCAAGGAAAACTATTTCAAGATGGAAATTATGTTGCCATAAAAGTCTTCAACCTGGAGATAAGGGGAGGACAGAAGAGCTTCATTGCAGAATGTCATGCCTTAAGAAATGTGCGGCATCGAAACTTGCTCCCTATACTAACAGCATGCTCAAGCATTGATTCTAATGGGAATGATTTCAAAGCTCTGGTGTATGAGTTCATGCCCCGAGGAGACTTACATAGACTACTGTACTCAACTCAAGACTATGAGAGCTCTTCAGATTTGATGCACATTACAGTGGCTCAAAGGCTAAGCATTGTTGTGGATGTAGCAGATGCACTGGAGTACCTACACCATAACAACCATGGAACTATTGTTCATTGTGATATGAAGCCTAGCAACATTCTTTTGGATGACACTATGACAGCTCATGTTGGAGATTTCGGTCTTGCACGCTTCATAGTTGATCGAGCGGTGTCATCACTTGATGAGTCATACGCAACCTCTTCAATTGCAATAAATGGAACTATTGGATATGTTGCTCCAG AATGTGCAACAGGTGGTCATGTTTCGACTGCTAGCGATGTCTATAGCTTTGGAATTGTTCTACTTGAAATATTCTTACGGAAGAGGCCTACAGATGATATGTTTAATGATGGACTAAACATTGTAAAATTCGTTGAAATGAATTTTCCTGCCAACATATCACAAATTGTTGAACCTGAATTACTTCAAGATGAGCCTGAGTTTCCTGAAGAACCTCGAGTGACCATGAAGGATGGCCTGGACTGTTTAACTTCTGTGCTCAACATTGGGCTTCGCTGCACCAAGCAGTCCCCGGGTGAGCGGCCCAATATGAAGGAAGTGGCTGCAGAGCTGCACGGAATTAAGGAGGCTTATCTCCGAGGGTACTAA